The Desulfomicrobium escambiense DSM 10707 genome has a window encoding:
- a CDS encoding DegT/DnrJ/EryC1/StrS family aminotransferase, with protein sequence MLKAEFPSWPVFAEDERFAAMRVLESGKVNYWTGEECRRFEDEFAAYVGRKHAISLANGTVALELALQAFGIGPGDEVVTTCWSFIASASCAVARGAVPVLADVDPISRNVSAKTISRVLTPRTRAVICVHLVGWPCDMDPIMELARERGLLVIEDCAQAHGACYKGRPVGSIGHAAAFSFCQDKIMTTGGEGGMLLLDDDDAWKKAWAYKDHGKEWDAVHRTDHPAGFRWVHESFGTNWRMTEMQAAIGRVQLRKLDGWVASRRVHARCLTERLETLPGVHVAVPGSDYYHAYYKFYLTLEAARLRTGWDRDRIVAEVNAAGFPCLAGICPEMYREQAFVQAGLAPVNPLPVAGDLGRRSLLLLVHPTLSRCDMERYADAVEQVIRRAMNG encoded by the coding sequence GACAGGCGAGGAGTGCCGCCGGTTCGAAGATGAGTTCGCCGCCTACGTCGGCCGAAAACACGCCATTTCCTTGGCCAACGGGACCGTGGCACTCGAACTTGCCCTCCAGGCCTTCGGCATCGGCCCCGGCGACGAGGTGGTGACCACCTGCTGGTCCTTCATCGCCTCGGCGAGCTGCGCAGTGGCTCGGGGCGCCGTGCCGGTGCTCGCGGATGTGGACCCCATTTCTCGCAATGTCTCGGCGAAAACCATCTCCCGGGTCCTCACGCCTCGGACCCGGGCCGTCATCTGCGTGCATTTGGTCGGGTGGCCCTGCGACATGGATCCGATCATGGAGCTGGCGCGGGAGCGAGGCCTTCTCGTCATCGAGGATTGCGCCCAGGCCCACGGCGCCTGCTACAAGGGCAGGCCGGTGGGAAGCATCGGCCATGCCGCTGCGTTCTCCTTTTGCCAGGACAAGATCATGACCACCGGCGGCGAAGGTGGGATGTTGCTGCTGGACGATGACGACGCCTGGAAAAAAGCCTGGGCCTACAAGGATCACGGCAAAGAGTGGGACGCTGTGCATCGTACTGATCATCCGGCGGGTTTTCGCTGGGTGCACGAGTCGTTCGGGACCAACTGGCGTATGACCGAGATGCAGGCCGCCATCGGTCGGGTGCAGCTGCGCAAGCTGGACGGCTGGGTCGCTTCCCGCAGGGTCCATGCCAGGTGTTTGACCGAGAGGCTGGAGACCTTGCCGGGAGTGCACGTTGCTGTGCCCGGGTCGGATTATTATCATGCCTACTATAAATTTTACCTTACTCTCGAAGCCGCCAGACTCCGGACCGGCTGGGACAGGGACCGGATCGTTGCGGAAGTAAATGCGGCGGGTTTTCCGTGCCTGGCGGGTATCTGCCCGGAGATGTACAGGGAGCAGGCTTTTGTGCAGGCCGGCCTGGCGCCGGTAAATCCTTTGCCCGTGGCTGGAGATCTGGGGCGGCGAAGCCTTCTGCTCCTTGTCCACCCGACACTTTCCCGGTGCGACATGGAAAGGTACGCCGACGCTGTGGAGCAGGTGATCCGTCGTGCGATGAACGGGTGA